DNA from Pseudocitrobacter corydidari:
GGCCGCGTGCGCGATATTGAAGCGCTGGATGAGCTGCTGGAGACGCTGACGGACGACAAACAGCGCGTGATTGCCTTGCAGCCGATTAGCCAGAAAGAAGATGCCACACGCCTGTGCATTGATACCTGCATTGCGCGCAACTGGCGCTTGTCGATGCAGACGCATAAGTATCTGAATATTGCCTAATAAAAAAGCCCGGTAGCATCTACCGGGCTTTCATCAGTTCGCAGAAATTCACTCCCCGCGATAAACACAACCCGCCGTACAGGTCTCTTTCACCATCACCGCGCTCAGCAGCGGCACAACCGGTTTCACCTGTTCCCAAATCCAGCGCGACAGTACTTCGCTGGTCGGATTCTCCAGGCCCGGAATATCATTCAGATAGTAGTGATCCAGACGATCGTAAGTCGGTTTGAACGCCGCTTTCAGTTCGGCGAAATCCATGATCCAACCGGTATGCGGATCGACTTCACCCGTTATCTCAAGGCGCACCATAAAGGAGTGGCCGTGCAGGCGACCGCACTTATGCCCTTCGGGTACGTGAGGCAAACGGTGAGCGGCTTCAAAAGTGAAATCTTTAAACAGTGTGGTGGACATCATGAACTCTCAGTCTTGCGGAAAAAACCGCCGCATAGTACCGGAAAGCACATTTTTTATCATTAACTAAAACCCACAAATGGACGTGAAGAGCGTAATGGATTGTGTCCATGGTTCCTTTGCTATCTATATCAATAAGTTATCCAATCACTTTTATTGCTAATAACTACCTGGAAATCAGGTTAGTTCATTTGGTTATTTGATATTTCCAACCCTTCTTTAATTGTTATTATCCAGCTCGTTAACCTTACATTCAGTTTTGTTTTTCCCGATTTGAAACAGCTTTGATACTGGAACATAACAAGCATGACAACACAGGTCCCCCCTTCCGCGCTGCTGCCGCTTAATACGGAGCAACTGGCACGCCTTCAGGCGGCCACGACTGACTTAACGCCGACCCAGCTTGCCTGGGTTTCTGGCTATTTCTGGGGCGTGCTGAATCAGCAGCCTGGTGCCGCAGCCGTTGCTGCAACGCCAGCAGTTGTTGAGGCCCCAGCCATTACGCTTATCTCTGCCTCGCAAACCGGCAACGCCCGTCGGGTTGCTGAAGCGCTGCGTGACGATTTACTCGCCGCTAAACTGAACGTGAACCTGGTGAATGCCGGGGATTATAAATTCAAACAAATCGCGTCAGAAAAACTGCTGGTTGTCGTTGCCTCCACGCAAGGGGAAGGGGAGCCGCCGGAAGAAGCGGTGGCGCTGCATAAATTCCTGTTCTCGAAAAAAGCACCGAAGCTTGATGGCACTGCTTTTGCTGTGCTGGGGCTGGGCGATACCTCATATGAATTCTTCTGCCAGGCCGGTAAAGATTTCGACAGCAAACTGGCGGAACTTGGCGGTGAGCGTCTGCTCGATCGCGTTGATGCAGATGTAGAATATCAGGCTGCCGCCAGCGAATGGCGCGCCCGTGTGGTGGATGTTCTTAAATCGCGCGCGCCTGTCGCAGCACCTTCACAAGCCGTCGCGACGGGCGCGGTGAATGAAATCTACACCAGCCCCTACAGCAAAGAAGCGCCGCTGACGGCAAGCTTGTCCGTTAATCAGAAAATCACCAGCCGCGATTCAGAAAAAGACGTTCGTCATATCGAAATCGACTTAGGCGACTCTGGCCTGCGCTATCAGCCGGGCGATGCGCTGGGGGTCTGGTATCAGAACGATCCGGCACTGGTTAAAGAACTTGTCGAACTGCTGTGGCTGAAAGGCGATGAATCCGTCACCGTTGACGGAAAAACGCTGACCCTGAGTGAAGCGCTTCAATGGCACTTCGAACTGACGGTTAACACCGCCAATATCGTTGAAAACTACGCCACACTTACCCGCAGCGAAACACTGCTGCCGCTGGTAGGCGATAAAGCGCAGTTGCAGCATTACGCCGCGACCACGCCGATTGTCGACATGGTGCGTTTCTCGCCTGCACAGCTTGATGCTGAAGCGCTGATTAACCTGCTGCGCCCGCTGACGCCGCGCCTCTATTCCATCGCCTCATCGCAGGCTGAAGTGGAAAGTGAAGTGCACGTCACCGTTGGCGTGGTGCGTTATGACATTGAAGGCCGCGCCCGTGCGGGTGGAGCCTCCAGTTTCCTCGCGGATCGCGTGGAAGAAGAGGGCGAAGTCCGCGTCTTTATCGAACATAACGATAACTTCCGCCTGCCAGCGAACCCGGAAACGCCGGTGATTATGATTGGTCCAGGTACCGGTATCGCGCCATTCCGCGCCTTTATGCAGCAACGCGCCGCCGACGAAGCGCCAGGCAAAAACTGGCTGTTCTTTGGCAATCCGCACTTTACGGAAGACTTCCTTTATCAGGTGGAGTGGCAGCGTTACGTGAAAGAAGGCGTATTGAGCCGTATCGATCTCGCCTGGTCGCGCGATCAAAAAGAAAAAGTTTACGTACAAGACAAACTGCGCGAACAGGGCGCGGAGCTGTGGCGCTGGATCAATGACGGTGCCCACATTTATGTCTGCGGCGACGCTAATCGCATGGCGAAAGACGTTGAGCAGGCACTTCTGGAAGTGATTGCCGAATTTGGTGGCATGGACACCGAAGCGGCGGATGAATTTTTAAGTGAGCTGCGCGTAGAGCGCCGTTATCAGCGAGATGTCTACTAATGAGCGAAAAACATCCAGGGCCTTTAGTGGTCGAAGGTAAACTGGCAGACGCCGAGCGCATGAAGCTTGAGAGCAACTACCTGCGCGGCACGATTGCTGAAGATTTAAACGATGGCCTGACCGGTGGTTTTAAGGGCGATAACTTCCTGCTGATCCGCTTCCACGGCATGTATCAGCAGGATGACCGCGATATCCGCGCTGAACGTGCTGAACAGAAGCTGGAGCCGCGTCATGCGATGCTGCTGCGCTGCCGTCTGCCGGGTGGGGTGATCACCACCAAACAGTGGCAGGCGATCGATAAATTTGCCGGTGAAAACACCATCTATGGCAGCATTCGCCTGACCAACCGCCAGACATTCCAGTTCCACGGCATTCTGAAAAAGAACGTCAAACCGGTGCACCAGATGCTGCACTCGGTCGGTCTTGATGCGCTGGCGACCGCTAACGACATGAACCGTAACGTGTTGTGCACCTCGAACCCGTATGAGTCGCAACTGCACGCAGAAGCCTACGAGTGGGCGAAGAAGATCTCTGAACATTTGCTGCCACGCACCCGTGCGTATGCGGAGATCTGGCTCGATCAGGAAAAAGTCGCCACCACTGATGAAGAACCGATCCTCGGTCAGACCTATCTGCCGCGTAAGTTCAAAACCACAGTAGTGATCCCGCCGCAGAACGATATCGATCTGCACGCCAACGACATGAACTTTGTGGCGATCGCCGAAAACGGCAAACTGGTGGGCTTCAACCTGCTGGTGGGCGGTGGGCTTTCCATCGAACACGGTAACAAGAAAACCTACGCTCGCACCGCAAGCGAGTTTGGTTATCTGCCGCTGGAGCATACGCTGGCGGTGGCGGAAGCCGTCGTGACGACTCAGCGCGACTGGGGTAACCGTACCGATCGTAAAAATGCCAAAACCAAATACACGCTGGAACGTGTGGGTGTTGAGACATTTAAAGCGGAAGTGGAACGTCGTGCGGGGATCAAATTCGAACCGATCCGCCCGTATGAATTTACAGGGCGCGGCGATCGCATCGGCTGGGTAAAAGGGATCGACGACAAATGGCATCTGACGCTGTTTATCGAAAATGGTCGTATCCTTGATTATCCTGGGCGTCCGCTGAAAACCGGGTTGCTGGATATTGCGAAGATCCATAAAGGCGATTTCCGCATTACCGCGAACCAGAACCTGATCATTGCCGGTGTACCGGAAAGCCAGAAGGCGAAGATCGACAAAATTGCGCAGGCGAGCGGCCTGATGAATGTCGTCACCCCGCAGCGTGAAAACTCAATGGCCTGCGTGTCGTTCCCAACGTGTCCGCTGGCGATGGCCGAAGCTGAACGTTTCCTGCCGTCGTTCGTCGACAAGGTGGAAGCGGTGATGGCGACGCATGGTGTCAGTGATGAGCACATCGTCCTGCGCGTGACGGGCTGCCCGAACGGCTGTGGTCGCGCGATGCTGGCGGAAATCGGCCTCGTCGGGAAAGCGCCGGGCCGCTATAACTTACATATCGGCGGCAACCGCATGGGAACGCGTATCCCGCGTATGTATAAAGAGAACATCACCGACACTGAAATTCTTGCAGTGATTGATGAACTGGTAGGGCGCTGGGCGAAAGAGCGTGAAGCGGGTGAAGGCTTCGGCGACTTTACGGTGCGCGCGGGCATCATTCGCCCGGTGCTCGACCCGGCGCGCGATTTGTGGGATTAACTTGAATTGCCGCTCCTGCCCGGTTTTGTAGGCCTGATAAGCAAAGCGCCATCAGACATTGTGGCGCCTTTTGCCGGACGCGGCGTAAACGCTTTATCCGGCCTACTTAACCCGCAAGGCAAACAGTGAGGAACTTATGTCCAAACTCGATCTAAATGCCCTGAACGACCTGCCAAAGGTAGACCGCATTCTGGCGCTGGCTCAAACTAACGCCGAGCTTGAAAAGCTGGACGCTGAAGGCCGCATCGCCTGGGCGCTGGATAATCTGCCCGGTGAATATGTGCTATCTTCCAGCTTCGGCATTCAGGCGGCGGTGAGCCTGCATCTGGTGAATCAGATCCGTCCGGATATTCCGGTGATCCTCACCGATACCGGCTATCTGTTCCCGGAAACCTACCGCTTTATTGACGAGTTAACGGACAAACTCAAGCTCAACCTGAAAGTGTACCGCGCCACCGAAAGCGCAGCCTGGCAGGAAGCCCGCTACGGCAAACTGTGGGAACAGGGTGTTGAAGGCATTGAAAAATACAATGACATCAACAAAGTCGAACCGATGAACCGGGCGCTGAAAGAACTGAACGCAAAAACCTGGTTTGCAGGATTACGCCGCGAACAATCCGGTAGCCGGGCAACATTGCCGGTACTGGCGGTTCAGCGTGGTGTATTTAAAGTGCTGCCGATTATCGACTGGGATAACCGGACGATATATCAGTACCTGCAAAAACATGGTCTGAAATATCACCCGCTATGGGATGAAGGATATTTATCCGTCGGTGATACCCATACAACCCGTAAATGGGAACCTGGCATGGCGGAAGAAGAAACGCGTTTCTTTGGCTTAAAAAGGGAATGTGGGCTGCACGAAGGGTAAAACATTGCACCGCTTAATAAACGCCTCTGTCTGAAAAGATGGAGGCGTTTTTATTTTGCGAGCCGCATTCCTGATTTTAAACGTGAAAATAGCAGAGGGAAACAACAGGCATAGAATGGCGTCGGGTGCTTGAGGCTGTCTGGCGTTGAGCATTCGCGAGGTTCCAGATGGACAAAAGCCCCAGGCGATATTTCTATCAACCTGAGGCTCGCGTTCGAACGTTGCAATTCGGATGTTAGTCTCTTCTTTGCAGGGAGGCAAGACATGCTAACAAAATATGCCCTTGTGGCAATCATAGTGCTGTGTTTTACAGTACTGGGATTCACGCTGATGGTAGGCGACTCGCTGTGTGAGTTGAGTATCAGAGAGCGTGGTATGGAGTTTAAGGCAGTTCTCGCTTACGAATCGAAGAAGTAGCCATCACGCGGGGGTAAAACCCCGCGTATTGGATTGTGATGGTTTGGTCTCCGGCACCCTTTTAACCTAAACCTTCCCCGCCTTCGCCAGTTCCGCAACCAGCGGCATCATCACTTTCATGACATCGCGGCTGCGGCGCTCAATTCTGCCTGGTAGGGCTTTATCGAGATACTGCTGATTATCCAGCCGCGCGTCGTGCCAGCTGTTTCCTTCCGGGAAACTGCGTGTTTTTGCCCGCTGTTGATAACCATCTTTCTTCCCTAACGACCAGTTCGTTGCTTCTACAGACAACACGGGAATACCCGCGGCATCAAACACTTCAGCATCATTACAGCAACCGGTACCTTTTGGATAATCAGGATTCAAACCTGGATTGGTGAAGGCGGAAATACCATGGCTGCGCGCAATCGCCAGCGCGCGGTCACGCGTGAGTTTTCGTACCGACGCCGGGGTTTTTACGCCGCTGTTGAAATAGAGCTTATCGCCGACGACCAGATTATCGAGGTTGATAACCAGCAGCGTATTTTTCTTCTCGGCGGCGCTCATGCGTTTGAGCAGATTCTCCGCGCCCAGCTTGCCTTCTTCCTCGCCGCTGGTGGCGACGAAGCGAATGCCGTACTCCGTCGGCACGTCTTTCAGACGCTCGGCCAGCTCAAGCATCACGCCCAGCCCCATCGCGTTATCATCAATACCCTGAAGGGTCAGCCCGCCGAGATTATTTTCGACATCGCCATCGTTTTGCGGCGCATAGGTGTCCAGATGCGCCATCACAATAATCTGCTGCTGCGATTTACCTTCATGCGCCGCGATAACGGTGCTGCCAATCACGTTATGCCAGTTCTGGCGGTTATTTTTGGCGGTGTAGATATAGCGGCTGTGGAACGTGCGGATATCGCTTTGATAACCCATTTTGGCAAACTGCTGACGCAAATAATCTGCCGACAGCATCTCTGCCGGTGTGCCGGTAATACGGCCAGGGAAATAGGTTGCGATATAGCGAGCCTGGGTGTTTGCGATAGAACCGGGCGACGTCGTTGTCGCCAGTGCCGGGAAGGCAGAGCATACGCCAAGCGCCAGCGCGAAGAGGCGGCGACGCAGTGCGGAAGACATAGGGAAATCCTTTAAACAATGCAAAAAATTAGACGCAGCCAGTATGAAACCGGGGCGGTGATTACACAATTTCATTTCTTCTTAAATGCCCAAAAAAGAGGGTGTTAAGCACTTTTTGATATTTGCTTTTTCAGGCTGTTATTCCTTTGAGGAACTACTCATTCCATTTCGTAATTTCATTTGCACTAAGGGGCACCCTATAGTCCCTCTATGACTGATTGTTAGTGAGTTGTAACTCTGTGGATTATCTGCCCCTTTTTGCCGCTGTGAAAGACCGCACTGCCCTGGTTGTGGGCGGCGATGACACCGCTGCCCGCAAGATCGCGTTTCTGCTGCGCGCAGGCGCTAACGTTCAGGTTGTGAGCGAAACGCTGTGCGATGAATTGGCGGCGCTGGTGGCGGATAACAAGATCACATGGCTGGCAGACTCTTTTCAGGAAACACAGCTCGATAGCGTTTTCCTGGTGATTGCCGCCACCGAGAATAACCCACTCAATCAGCGTATTTATGATGCGGCAAATGCCCGCCAGCGGCTGGTGAATGTGGTGGATAGCCCGTCGCAGTGCTCCTTCATTTTCCCGTCGATTGTCGACAGGTCGCCGCTGCTGGTGGCGATTTCATCCGGCGGCACCGCGCCGGTACTGGCGCGCATCCTGCGCGAAAAAATTGAAGCGCTGCTGCCAACGCGCTTGGGCCTGCTGGCCGAAGTGGCCAGTTACTGGCGTCATGCGATTAAAACGCATCTGAAAACCACCGCCGAGCGCCGTCGATTCTGGGAACGCGTGTTCCGTGGTCGTATTGCCAACATGTTGCTTGCTGGCAATCAGCAGGCGGCGGAAGCGGCATTACAGGATGAACTGGCTCAGCCGCAGCGGCGCGTGGGCGAGATTATTCTGGTGGGCGCGGGGCCGGGCGATGCCGGGCTGCTGACGCTGCGTGGGCTTCAGGTCATTCAGCAAGCGGATATCGTTTTTTACGATCATCTGGTCAGCGATGCAGTACGCGAACTGGTTCGTCGTGATGCAGAACTTGTCTGCGTGGGTAAACGCGCAGGTGCCACCTCCGTTCCTCAACACGAAACCAATCGTCTGCTGGTTGAAGCAGCGCGAGAAGGCAAAAACGTGGTGCGCCTTAAAGGCGGTGACCCGTTTATTTTCGGGCGCGGCGGCGAAGAACTTCAGGCGGCAGCAGAAGCGGGAATTCCCTTCCAGGTTGTTCCCGGCGTGACGGCTGCCGCAGGTGCAACCGCGTATGCAGGCATACCGCTCACTCACCGCGATTACGCGCAAAGCGTCACTTTCGTCACCGGGCACTACAAAGCGGACAGCACGCCCTTTGACTGGAAACAGCTGGCGCAAAGCCGTCAGACGCTGGCGATTTACATGGGCACCATGAAAGCGGCGGAAATTAGCCAACAACTGATTCAACACGGACGCGACAGCGAAACGCCGGTGGCGGTGATTTCGCGCGGTACGCGTGCGGACCAACAGATAAAAACAGGCACCCTGCAACAACTCGAAAACCTGGCGAAAGAGGCCCCCATGCCAGCACTGCTGGTGGTCGGCGAAGTGGTGGAACTGCATCACCAGCTCGCCTGGTTTCAACACACAACAGACTCAGAAAATTTCGATTCTTCTGTAGTGAATCTGGCTTAAGGAACGGTTATGGACCAAAAACGACTCACTCACCTGCGGCAACTGGAGGCGGAAAGCATCCATATCATCCGTGAGGTGGCCGCCGAATTCGCCAACCCGGTCATGATGTATTCGATCGGCAAGGACTCCAGCGTGATGCTGCACCTGGCGCGTAAAGCGTTCTATCCGGGAACCCTGCCGTTCCCGCTGCTGCACGTGGATACCGGCTGGAAATTCCGTGAGATGTACGAGTTCCGCGACCGTACCGCGAAAGCCTATGGCTGTGAGCTGCTGGTGCATAAAAACCCGGAAGGCGTGGCGATGGGGATCAACCCGTTCGTGCACGGCAGCGCCAAACACACCGATATCATGAAAACGGAAGGCCTGAAACAGGCGCTGAACAAATACGGTTTTGATGCCGCGTTCGGCGGGGCGCGTCGTGATGAAGAGAAGTCGCGCGCCAAAGAGCGTATCTACTCCTTCCGCGACCGATTCCACCGCTGGGACCCGAAAAATCAGCGCCCGGAGCTGTGGCACAACTACAACGGCCAGATCAATAAAGGCGAAAGCATCCGCGTCTTCCCGCTCTCCAACTGGACCGAGCTGGATATCTGGCAGTACATCTATCTGGAAAATATCGAAATCGTTCCGCTGTATCTGGCGGCAGAACGCCCGGTGCTGGAGCGCGATGGCATGCTGATGATGATCGATGACGATCGCATCGATTTACAGCCAGGCGAGGTTATCAAAAAACGTATGGTGCGCTTCCGTACCCTTGGCTGCTGGCCGCTGACCGGCGCAGTAGAATCCGATGCGCAGACGCTGCCGGAAATCATCGAAGAGATGCTGGTTTCGACCACCAGTGAACGTCAGGGCCGC
Protein-coding regions in this window:
- a CDS encoding aminopeptidase, which encodes MSSALRRRLFALALGVCSAFPALATTTSPGSIANTQARYIATYFPGRITGTPAEMLSADYLRQQFAKMGYQSDIRTFHSRYIYTAKNNRQNWHNVIGSTVIAAHEGKSQQQIIVMAHLDTYAPQNDGDVENNLGGLTLQGIDDNAMGLGVMLELAERLKDVPTEYGIRFVATSGEEEGKLGAENLLKRMSAAEKKNTLLVINLDNLVVGDKLYFNSGVKTPASVRKLTRDRALAIARSHGISAFTNPGLNPDYPKGTGCCNDAEVFDAAGIPVLSVEATNWSLGKKDGYQQRAKTRSFPEGNSWHDARLDNQQYLDKALPGRIERRSRDVMKVMMPLVAELAKAGKV
- the queD gene encoding 6-carboxytetrahydropterin synthase QueD, encoding MMSTTLFKDFTFEAAHRLPHVPEGHKCGRLHGHSFMVRLEITGEVDPHTGWIMDFAELKAAFKPTYDRLDHYYLNDIPGLENPTSEVLSRWIWEQVKPVVPLLSAVMVKETCTAGCVYRGE
- the cysJ gene encoding NADPH-dependent assimilatory sulfite reductase flavoprotein subunit, translating into MTTQVPPSALLPLNTEQLARLQAATTDLTPTQLAWVSGYFWGVLNQQPGAAAVAATPAVVEAPAITLISASQTGNARRVAEALRDDLLAAKLNVNLVNAGDYKFKQIASEKLLVVVASTQGEGEPPEEAVALHKFLFSKKAPKLDGTAFAVLGLGDTSYEFFCQAGKDFDSKLAELGGERLLDRVDADVEYQAAASEWRARVVDVLKSRAPVAAPSQAVATGAVNEIYTSPYSKEAPLTASLSVNQKITSRDSEKDVRHIEIDLGDSGLRYQPGDALGVWYQNDPALVKELVELLWLKGDESVTVDGKTLTLSEALQWHFELTVNTANIVENYATLTRSETLLPLVGDKAQLQHYAATTPIVDMVRFSPAQLDAEALINLLRPLTPRLYSIASSQAEVESEVHVTVGVVRYDIEGRARAGGASSFLADRVEEEGEVRVFIEHNDNFRLPANPETPVIMIGPGTGIAPFRAFMQQRAADEAPGKNWLFFGNPHFTEDFLYQVEWQRYVKEGVLSRIDLAWSRDQKEKVYVQDKLREQGAELWRWINDGAHIYVCGDANRMAKDVEQALLEVIAEFGGMDTEAADEFLSELRVERRYQRDVY
- the cysG gene encoding siroheme synthase CysG codes for the protein MPLFAAVKDRTALVVGGDDTAARKIAFLLRAGANVQVVSETLCDELAALVADNKITWLADSFQETQLDSVFLVIAATENNPLNQRIYDAANARQRLVNVVDSPSQCSFIFPSIVDRSPLLVAISSGGTAPVLARILREKIEALLPTRLGLLAEVASYWRHAIKTHLKTTAERRRFWERVFRGRIANMLLAGNQQAAEAALQDELAQPQRRVGEIILVGAGPGDAGLLTLRGLQVIQQADIVFYDHLVSDAVRELVRRDAELVCVGKRAGATSVPQHETNRLLVEAAREGKNVVRLKGGDPFIFGRGGEELQAAAEAGIPFQVVPGVTAAAGATAYAGIPLTHRDYAQSVTFVTGHYKADSTPFDWKQLAQSRQTLAIYMGTMKAAEISQQLIQHGRDSETPVAVISRGTRADQQIKTGTLQQLENLAKEAPMPALLVVGEVVELHHQLAWFQHTTDSENFDSSVVNLA
- a CDS encoding Hok/Gef family protein, whose translation is MLTKYALVAIIVLCFTVLGFTLMVGDSLCELSIRERGMEFKAVLAYESKK
- the cysD gene encoding sulfate adenylyltransferase subunit CysD, with amino-acid sequence MDQKRLTHLRQLEAESIHIIREVAAEFANPVMMYSIGKDSSVMLHLARKAFYPGTLPFPLLHVDTGWKFREMYEFRDRTAKAYGCELLVHKNPEGVAMGINPFVHGSAKHTDIMKTEGLKQALNKYGFDAAFGGARRDEEKSRAKERIYSFRDRFHRWDPKNQRPELWHNYNGQINKGESIRVFPLSNWTELDIWQYIYLENIEIVPLYLAAERPVLERDGMLMMIDDDRIDLQPGEVIKKRMVRFRTLGCWPLTGAVESDAQTLPEIIEEMLVSTTSERQGRVIDRDQAGSMELKKRQGYF
- the cysH gene encoding phosphoadenosine phosphosulfate reductase, with product MSKLDLNALNDLPKVDRILALAQTNAELEKLDAEGRIAWALDNLPGEYVLSSSFGIQAAVSLHLVNQIRPDIPVILTDTGYLFPETYRFIDELTDKLKLNLKVYRATESAAWQEARYGKLWEQGVEGIEKYNDINKVEPMNRALKELNAKTWFAGLRREQSGSRATLPVLAVQRGVFKVLPIIDWDNRTIYQYLQKHGLKYHPLWDEGYLSVGDTHTTRKWEPGMAEEETRFFGLKRECGLHEG
- the cysI gene encoding assimilatory sulfite reductase (NADPH) hemoprotein subunit — encoded protein: MSEKHPGPLVVEGKLADAERMKLESNYLRGTIAEDLNDGLTGGFKGDNFLLIRFHGMYQQDDRDIRAERAEQKLEPRHAMLLRCRLPGGVITTKQWQAIDKFAGENTIYGSIRLTNRQTFQFHGILKKNVKPVHQMLHSVGLDALATANDMNRNVLCTSNPYESQLHAEAYEWAKKISEHLLPRTRAYAEIWLDQEKVATTDEEPILGQTYLPRKFKTTVVIPPQNDIDLHANDMNFVAIAENGKLVGFNLLVGGGLSIEHGNKKTYARTASEFGYLPLEHTLAVAEAVVTTQRDWGNRTDRKNAKTKYTLERVGVETFKAEVERRAGIKFEPIRPYEFTGRGDRIGWVKGIDDKWHLTLFIENGRILDYPGRPLKTGLLDIAKIHKGDFRITANQNLIIAGVPESQKAKIDKIAQASGLMNVVTPQRENSMACVSFPTCPLAMAEAERFLPSFVDKVEAVMATHGVSDEHIVLRVTGCPNGCGRAMLAEIGLVGKAPGRYNLHIGGNRMGTRIPRMYKENITDTEILAVIDELVGRWAKEREAGEGFGDFTVRAGIIRPVLDPARDLWD